The nucleotide sequence tgaggagttctGGCTGCACTGTATTGAAGATGAATCCCTTTTTCTGCGCAGAATGATATGAATGTCTGATTTTTGAATTCAGACCCGTTGTCGCTTCTTATGGACTTCACTTTCCGTTTGATTACGTTCTCTATTAAGGGAATGAATGCTTTTAAGACTTCAGCAGTCTCGCTCTTTGCTTCAAGAAAATATACCCATGAAAATCGAGAGAAATCATCTGTTACAACCAAACAATAAGAGCTTTTAGCGAGACTTTTAACACTGataggaccaaaaagatccatgtgcagTAACTGAAGTGGTGCAGAAATCGTGTTCACTGCTTTGGTCTTGTGAGGTTTCTTATGCTGTTTTCCCTGGGCgcatgcaatacatttttcagaaaatggaaattctttaatcggaagacctctaactaagtttaacttagatagtttattcatatttttgaaattgaCATGGCCCAGTCGTCTATGCCAAAGCAGTGACTCCGATTCTGAAGCTTTAGAGATAAGGCATGTTAGATTGTCATTTGTCTTGGCATTCTTCATGTTGAGCACATATGTGTTGTTCTGTCTTGGAGCAGTAAGCATGATCATTTCTGCAGGAACAACATAACCCGGCTTCAGGAACAGGCATTCCATGTCATTGAACAGCACTGAGATTCCTTTATCACACACTTGAGAGACGCTCATGAGATTATAGCATAACTCtggaacatagttgacattttcCAGCGTGAGAGCTTCGGATACTACATCGCCTACTCCAACAATCTTCCCTCCCTTTTCGTCTCCGGCAAAGGACACGAAGTCGCCATCAATAAAGCGGAAGTTCTTCAATAGTTCTTTTAACCCCGTCATGTGTCTTGAGCATCCGCTGTCGACGTGCCAGATGTATTCCATGAGCATTCGAAGCCATTTCTGGAGCTTATTCtgatatatacaaatatacaaatATACAGATTAGTTTGATTTAGGAACCCAAATCTGTTTCATTTCAAAtctatcgtggttttgacccactttgacctctttttgtttccaaagaTACGCAGTTGAATCAACCAGATTTTTAACAAATTTCTTAAGATAATTTAGTTGCTGCGTGAcgtttgtaataaaatcatgttCTAGTTTAGGAAACtttttggttttacaatgtttcgctgtatgtcctaaatgaccacagcgaaaacatcttttatgtctgggtcttttggtgtgagaagatgatgtatgtgatgagaaTCTTGAGCTTtttgctttcttcattttcttgtccactctGCTTTCATCTTCGGGAAATTCTTCATCACTGTCTGAATCGAGTGAGCTTTCAGACGTGTTGTCCTTGCTTGAATTTTGTTCTTCACTTGCTTCACAACTTGAACATTCGAAGCTTTCATCACTTGTTGCTTGATCTTCAGTTGAGATTTCTGAATGCGAACTTTCTGATGTCTGTTCGTCTTCTGTGGTAATGGCGCTTGATTCTACAGTATCTTGATCTTCAGTAGCTTTCTTTTCTGATTCTGTCATACCTGTTCTGGAAGGAATAAATTCGGGAATTTCCTTTGTAAGGAATTTTCCAAAGCTATTCCTTTTtaattctggcacaaatacaggagattcacaaGCAACATTATCATCACGACACGCATAATTCAAACCATGACATTCAGACACATAAGGTTCATgatcacgggtctcaaatgtaggcacatggccTTTACAGTCATCCACAGATTTAGTTTTAGGCGCTTGGCCATTACAGTTATCCATCCTACTTAAACTATTACATTCATCCTTAACATTGTTTTTAGAACAATTCTAGACGAACCAGTTAacggtggaataactgtcgcctgaataacCAATTCCTATTTTTGACCCTCCGCAGTCTCCATCatcatcgcacacatcttctttacactcAATGGAATCTGCATTGCTTTTAGAACAGTTAGCAGTTGTCTCATTTTCATAAAATTCATTTTGTTCAACTGAGGCCTTTTCATTTATGAGATCATTTTCGGGATGAGGAGTAGGCATAGGCACGTAGTTTTTGCTGTGAGGCGGAAAgaaaagttttctttcatttccgtgcctatccttataaccaatcccgtctttcacaaacgttggtcgttggcaatttttgatgtcagtaaaggccttttgactgacattccatttatcTATTATAATCTGGAGTTTGTTCTTTTCATTTAACGCTTTTTCTAACCTTTCAGTAAGATCATttatgataaaatcttttctaaacacaaattctttaagagtttgcatttcagccaaagttgagttcaactttctctgatatgcagcctCATTTTGTTTAAGCTCATTATTAATTTTTAAAGCTTTGTCCTTTTGCCTTTCAAACTCCAGATTTAGGAATTTataatgtgccacgacatcaacgcatgctTCGGAGCATAACTTCTCCTTGAAACTAAGTGGAAtactatttaccaagtctttgtcAGCCTTCTCTTTTGATGCATCTGCTTTCATGGCTGTAGCTTGAACTTTATCCTTTCCTTTCTCAGCATCTTTTTCAGCTTTATCACCAGACTCCACTGAAGGCAGAATACCTTTCAATCCCTGGTCAGCATCATTGTTTCCAGTTGGGATTCCCGTTGTCTGCTTCTCAAAGTGCTTTGCAGATGATTCACTAGAGATTTTGGCCATCAGGGCTTTGTTGACTGGTTCCTTAGCTTCAGTGATCTCTTCGCTCCAGTCATAGTCTTCAACAACCAAAGCCTTTGGCGTGCTGGGAGAAGCGTTGCTTTTGTTCTCTTCGGCAGTGATCTGTTTAGCAGCAGGAGTAGCTTCACTGTTTCCCTCTTTCAACATCGGACAGTCACGCTTGAAGTGTCCAAGATTCTTACAGTTGTAGCACCTCAGcttagacttgtcaaaaccaGCTTTTCCAAGACCTAATCGCTTGCCTGTCTTGTCTTGAAACTTCTTCAATCTCAGagtgatcatggccatttgccatttcagatccatttcttccatatcatctggatcaacctgatacatgtcttcgGCAGTAAACATCTCCTTCTTCAATTCCCCAGACATTAGGGCTTCATAGCTGCTTAGGAAAGTGTTGAAGAGTGCCACATTCTCGGTTGAAACTTTCAGTGCTTGAGTATCGACAGTGATCGTTTTCTCAACAAGTTGTGGGGCTTTAGATGCGCTTGCGGAAGCATTTGCATAAATTAGATCAGAAGCTTGTGGAGTAATGCCCCCTGAAGCGAGAAACGCTACATTCTTCAGTCCTGCTGAAGGTTGAGTTGCTTTAGGTTGATATCCAGCAGTGTTCATCTCTCTCTTGTTTACGTCCATTTCAAATGCCCTTAGAGTGTTGATCAGATCTGACAGAGTAACAGGATTAGGATTGTTGAGGAAttccttcttgatcatcatacACTGCAGGCTCCATTCCTTGGGGAGCGAGTCAAGCAATTTCTTTATTGCAGCACGATTGGTTACAGGATTTCCAGCtttcttcattttggtcatcatgTTTAGGAAGCGGCTAATGTGATCAGACAGGCTCTCTCCACGGACTCCGCAAAACATGTCGTATTGCTTTTGCACCATATCTCTCTTGCTTTCGATCAGTTCTTCATTTCCCTCATAGTACTCGATcaatgcattccagagtgcattagcagttcggtgttcttcaaacatgttgcagtCGTTTGTTGATAAAGCCATGGTTAGAGCGGCGTGTGCACGACGATCACGTTGAATGAGGGCCTTGTCTTCGTCAGTGAAGGTGGTAGCATCGTTGTTAGGAACCACCGCATCTCCTCTAACTACCGTAGGAACGTGAGGTCCGGCCGTAACGGAGAGCCACAGATTGTAATCCGCGTACTCGAAGAACGATTGAATGCGAGTTTTCCAAGTGCTAAAATCTTCCGctcctttcaactttggtgggCGAGTTGTGGTTCCAGTTTCAAGTTCCGCTTGAGCGATTGGACTTAGTTGATTTAGCGacatttttctttgtttttgacAAACGTGTGCTGAAACAGGCTTAAATTCGCTGACAGATCTTTAATTTCGCCGGCGAACGATGTTGACTGATGATCTCCGCTAACTTGTTCGCTATCTTCGCTGACACGATGTTGGATCCTGCACGAACACCAATTTATCTTCGCTGACAAATCAAACACCAAACGAAGTTAGGTTATAATTGCCGGAAACCGTGATAGGAACGCTGTGATTCGCTAGCACggttctcgaagtcgccttcgataaaTTCGCTAATGGGTCAAATGATACTGTTTCGCTGATGATCAGCAAATTCGCTCGAACGTTAGTCGGCTAATTTGCTGATTATGCGACGGAACACTCAGCGATTCAGACAATATCGCTATGTTCGCTACGTTCAAAATATATATTCGTTGTATTCAAAATTATCTTCGTTGTATTCAAAATTATCTTCGCTGTATTCAAAAACTCATCGCTGTATTCAAGTTATCTTCGCTAACCAGAGGGTTTATcacgaactaaaaccctctaatcattcAAAAACAgcccaaaaaccatgttttgatgcaccaaaatgaccaaaatgactCCTTAACCAAGTATTAACAACAACCTGTcaattaaacacaccaaatcaatccattttaagcccaaaaatttgaaaaaccttgaaactttgaaaaaccttcaaaacaatgaaaaatcttaacaagaacacaacaaccaagagcacaaaggctctgataccaaattgtagatcccaaaacgtatccggatcacagtggttggttgttttagtccaaaacacctattgattaagtgtttgaactatgacTAGTCAAGAAatatcaagaatgaagatgaaggtgaagctaatggattgaggaatacaactagtgttgtattgaatccaaacagaatgatataacaataaacaaccttggaaatcagatcaaagctcaataagaatgtaaacaacacttgattccaccaagagccaaaagcttaaatgtgttacaatgcttggggtatttaTACTAGCATCCTGACtaaccagcaaatttataaatttgctggaatcttaactacactaggtcaggaaTATTACTTCTAGATAATTACAAAACAACCCCCTAAACATTCAAAAGGCATACAAACTACAACTAAACTAATCCAGTACAAGTACCAACGATCTCACATGCTCTAACagaggtcacttttaatatgaggtagccacgcgtcccagtagcttgggtgagtcgacggttcgttaaaattcaatttctatcgaaaacagtttggataatactaactaggaaataccccccctgagttttaggggccctgatcctgattccgattgttctgaaaattttaggggtcatgcagtatcacttgggggtctcaattagggtttcctattggacaaaatataataagaaataatagttttggtgagagttgttacattctccccaccttaataaaaatctcgtcctcgagatttgaactatgatattttcttggggttatgtttcttcttttaattaagaggaataatgtagcgtggaatggaatcaaatgatattttgaggggtatgaaaatttaaaatttaaaaatgatttatagaaacaattggatttaatattcgaaatgaacttactttgatcaattgagggagattctgaatgGATAGATatttatttgtgaatggaagtatggaaaatgatttgttaatgattatccgaaaatcaatatcgtttacttaaatggtactggataacaggatttagtgtattgtaatctgagtacataattgtaccaagaatatgataaatcaaacgaatgactcattaatagggtttaacacaggctacagctctattcggatgctacaaagtgtttgtaataattgaaagaattcaataatgatgaccgaatatattcaccgttttcgaaattgtgagtttcaaggaagcgaatctagatatttcaaaagatgaaatgttcaaacgaatgagatgaaatgatatagtttttcaaggtgattgggttcaagccaaaagatatatgatctatagattcttaaaatgaatgtgaagaactttttggaattagtaaaattctttgttagaagaaaacttaccttgattggtacctaaggaagacttaagattgaccaGTTAAAAATGAAATGAAACCATGAAAATGATTCGGCAAATattaaattatgatatgagaaaatcaatgtgctgagatgggtgatttataagaatacatgaaaagacaataaagttggAGTATTTTTGGCTTAATACaaaattgtattcagatgattttaatcaaaatatttgatttaaagataggtgatattttgatttactaaataccttttccttttatgttatcataaagtagaataatacataaatatagataggtttaaaatatcaaaatccgtaataataataatatatgttttataaataggtttacccaatatcgtagaactcatgattattatttttaaaatcaagtatgtttattataagattagggtatcatgaaagtagaataataaatgtttattttaatatcgagcatacttaaatattggcttgcgtaaatgacatttgatattttaatatgtatatattataaaagaatatttctataagtatttaatagttgtgaaatattaattaagatgatcatttatttataatatgttttgttcatgaatgcttagacaattatttagataattttgttCGCCcctttaattatttttatgaaaatatattttctctttacagtacgaagtatatatatttctatatataatataaaaatatgtaattgaaatttactaactaagtatgatgacttaatttatatgtagtaaatagttattatcatggttggatattggttagtgctgccttgtttaagcataggtgatcagtccatgcctaact is from Helianthus annuus cultivar XRQ/B chromosome 9, HanXRQr2.0-SUNRISE, whole genome shotgun sequence and encodes:
- the LOC118482060 gene encoding uncharacterized protein LOC118482060, with protein sequence MSLNQLSPIAQAELETGTTTRPPKLKGAEDFSTWKTRIQSFFEYADYNLWLSVTAGPHVPTVVRGDAVVPNNDATTFTDEDKALIQRDRRAHAALTMALSTNDCNMFEEHRTANALWNALIEYYEGNEELIESKRDMVQKQYDMFCGVRGESLSDHISRFLNMMTKMKKAGNPVTNRAAIKKLLDSLPKEWSLQCMMIKKEFLNNPNPVTLSDLINTLRAFEMDVNKREMNTAGYQPKATQPSAGLKNVAFLASGGITPQASDLIYANASASASKAPQLVEKTITVDTQALKVSTENVALFNTFLSSYEALMSGELKKEMFTAEDMYQVDPDDMEEMDLKWQMAMITLRLKKFQDKTGKRLGLGKAGFDKSKLRCYNCKNLGHFKRDCPMLKEGNSEATPAAKQITAEENKSNASPSTPKALVVEDYDWSEEITEAKEPVNKALMAKISSESSAKHFEKQTTGIPTGNNDADQGLKGILPSVESGDKAEKDAEKGKDKVQATAMKADASKEKADKDLIPLSVKKMCAMMMETAEGQK